One Caldisericia bacterium DNA segment encodes these proteins:
- a CDS encoding SDR family oxidoreductase, with amino-acid sequence MKEWALILGSSSGFGAATSIELAKKGFNIFGVHFDRKANIPKVEEVMNRIKEQGVELEFFNLNAADPNNRKYVLDRIEERFKNDSEENSIFVVMHSLAFGTLRKLIAEKKEEALTQKQLEMTLDVMANQLVYWVQEIFYRGLFKNGGRIFAMVSSGDERVFPYYGAVSAAKAAIESYIRQLAYELAPFGITANAIKAGVTDTPALRKIPGNEELIKLAKIKNPSKRLTTPEDIGKAIAALTDKNLYWMTGNVIRVDGGEDLAA; translated from the coding sequence ATGAAGGAGTGGGCGCTTATTCTTGGTTCTTCCAGTGGTTTCGGTGCTGCTACAAGTATTGAGCTTGCAAAAAAGGGATTCAACATTTTTGGTGTGCATTTTGATAGAAAGGCAAACATACCGAAGGTAGAGGAAGTGATGAACAGAATAAAAGAGCAGGGGGTGGAATTAGAATTTTTTAATCTCAACGCAGCGGACCCAAACAACAGAAAGTATGTATTGGATAGAATTGAGGAGAGATTCAAAAATGATAGTGAGGAGAACTCCATTTTTGTAGTGATGCATTCCCTCGCCTTTGGAACACTGAGAAAACTAATAGCTGAGAAAAAAGAGGAAGCTTTAACTCAAAAGCAACTTGAGATGACACTTGATGTTATGGCAAACCAGCTTGTTTATTGGGTTCAAGAGATATTTTACAGAGGTCTATTTAAAAATGGAGGAAGGATCTTTGCCATGGTAAGCTCTGGAGATGAAAGGGTATTCCCATACTATGGGGCAGTTTCAGCAGCAAAGGCTGCCATAGAATCCTACATAAGACAGCTTGCCTATGAACTCGCACCATTCGGTATAACTGCCAACGCAATAAAAGCTGGAGTTACAGACACTCCAGCATTAAGAAAGATTCCCGGCAATGAAGAACTTATAAAACTTGCAAAGATTAAAAATCCAAGTAAGAGACTTACAACTCCAGAAGATATTGGAAAAGCTATAGCTGCTTTAACAGATAAAAATCTATACTGGATGACGGGGAATGTAATAAGGGTAGATGGAGGAGAAGATTTAGCAGCATAG
- a CDS encoding ABC transporter ATP-binding protein, with translation MEEYVIITENLTEEYLLGKVVVPALRGVNLKIKRGEFAVIMGPSGSGKSTLLNLIGGLQKPTGGRVLINGIDLSTLNENQLAIFRRKNVGFVFQAYNLIPTLTAIENVELPMIFYNIPPNERKRRAEKLLHSLGLGDRLHHRPSELSGGEQQRVSIARALANNPEIILADEPTGNLDTKTGRRIMEEIVKVNRDFGKTIVMVTHDPEVAHFGDRIIHIRDGKIENIEILRRKQ, from the coding sequence ATGGAAGAATATGTGATAATAACAGAGAATCTTACCGAGGAGTATTTACTTGGAAAAGTGGTTGTTCCGGCATTAAGAGGAGTTAACTTAAAAATAAAAAGGGGTGAGTTTGCAGTAATTATGGGACCTTCTGGAAGTGGAAAATCTACACTTCTCAATCTCATCGGTGGACTTCAAAAACCTACAGGTGGTAGAGTTCTAATAAATGGAATAGATCTCTCAACTTTAAATGAGAACCAACTCGCAATATTCAGGAGAAAAAATGTTGGTTTTGTATTCCAAGCTTACAACTTAATACCCACTTTAACAGCCATTGAGAATGTGGAATTACCCATGATATTTTATAATATCCCTCCGAACGAAAGAAAGAGGAGAGCAGAAAAACTTCTTCACTCTTTAGGACTTGGAGATAGACTTCATCACAGACCAAGTGAACTCTCTGGAGGTGAACAACAAAGAGTCAGCATAGCAAGAGCCCTTGCAAATAATCCAGAGATAATTCTTGCTGATGAACCAACTGGTAATCTTGATACAAAAACGGGAAGAAGAATTATGGAGGAGATAGTAAAGGTAAACAGGGATTTTGGGAAAACCATTGTAATGGTTACTCATGACCCTGAAGTTGCGCATTTCGGTGATAGGATTATACATATAAGAGATGGAAAAATAGAAAACATAGAAATTTTAAGGAGGAAACAATGA
- a CDS encoding YIP1 family protein, translating into MKDLLNLIYIFIRPRRVFERVKDKPDYLYPLITIITVQVISTLRSVSMMSAKLNIPVNKGLLIFISSFASIIGVLFELLFLWIVFVIAILILGKREKYKNLFSVILYGYLPNSLILLIRAIVGLPGRGRGISVILSDKASPYLFALLSRVDIFYIWSIILIIFGISVLYGLKRREVLILILIFLIYFFITPLLFKSQHNEASTIKNQSEPSRRGMFPPFLRRRKP; encoded by the coding sequence ATGAAGGATTTACTAAACCTTATCTACATCTTTATAAGACCAAGAAGAGTCTTTGAAAGAGTTAAAGACAAACCTGATTACCTGTATCCGCTTATTACAATTATTACTGTTCAAGTTATATCCACATTAAGAAGTGTTAGTATGATGTCAGCAAAATTAAACATCCCGGTAAATAAGGGACTCCTAATATTTATATCAAGCTTTGCATCTATTATAGGTGTACTTTTTGAACTCCTCTTCCTTTGGATTGTTTTTGTAATAGCAATTCTTATTTTAGGTAAAAGAGAAAAATATAAAAATCTTTTTTCTGTAATTCTCTACGGTTATCTTCCTAACTCTCTCATCCTTCTCATAAGAGCGATAGTAGGTCTTCCTGGTAGAGGAAGAGGTATCTCAGTAATTCTATCAGATAAAGCTTCACCATACCTTTTTGCTCTTCTAAGTAGGGTGGACATCTTTTACATATGGTCAATTATTCTAATTATCTTTGGCATATCAGTCCTTTATGGTCTTAAAAGGAGAGAGGTTCTAATATTGATCCTTATCTTTCTCATCTACTTCTTCATCACTCCTCTACTCTTTAAATCTCAACACAATGAAGCTTCAACGATTAAAAACCAATCAGAACCTTCAAGGAGAGGAATGTTTCCTCCTTTCCTTAGGAGAAGAAAACCCTAA
- a CDS encoding ABC transporter permease has product MRFSDTVSIVVRNLKRSKTRTTLTSLGVLIGVAAIITLVSIGIAMQTSVTSQFESVGDLTIISVYPSNLRLGPFAPRKTEEIKILDEDAIDKIRKIEGIEALSPVYTFPDVIVKVGRLESSVSFTGIEPKEIEKIAGELEKGRYITKSDRYAVVVGSKFGETFYNPKTGKSETINPLGKMFKVTVKRIVNEKMEKKTYIFRIVGVLKEKGTQDDYSVYAPINTVISVNEWRTGRTIKPEITGYNRVIVKVKDVDTVNKVTEKIEDMGFVVFSIQSIINSISTVFKILQFILAGIAGISLLVAGIGIVNTMTMSIYERTRQIGIMKAIGASNTDILWMFLSEAAALGFLGGIGGILLSFLLNSLITLFSSTMLSGATLKVSAPLWLIIFAIVFATVVGLIAGLVPSYRAANLKPVEALRYE; this is encoded by the coding sequence ATGAGATTCTCAGACACAGTTTCCATTGTGGTTAGAAATCTAAAGAGATCAAAGACAAGAACTACTCTTACATCGTTGGGGGTTCTAATTGGTGTTGCTGCAATAATAACCCTTGTATCTATTGGAATTGCCATGCAAACAAGTGTAACATCCCAGTTTGAATCTGTAGGAGATTTAACTATCATTAGTGTCTATCCAAGTAACTTAAGGTTAGGCCCGTTTGCTCCAAGAAAAACAGAAGAGATAAAGATACTTGATGAAGATGCAATTGACAAGATTAGGAAAATTGAAGGCATAGAGGCTCTCTCTCCTGTGTACACCTTTCCTGATGTGATTGTAAAGGTGGGAAGACTTGAAAGCAGTGTAAGTTTTACAGGAATTGAGCCAAAGGAGATAGAGAAGATAGCTGGAGAACTTGAAAAGGGAAGGTATATTACAAAAAGTGATAGATATGCAGTGGTGGTTGGATCTAAATTTGGAGAGACCTTCTACAATCCAAAAACTGGTAAATCAGAAACGATAAATCCCTTAGGAAAAATGTTCAAGGTTACAGTCAAAAGAATAGTTAATGAAAAAATGGAAAAGAAAACCTATATCTTCAGGATTGTAGGAGTATTAAAAGAAAAAGGGACGCAGGATGATTACAGCGTGTATGCACCTATTAATACCGTGATAAGTGTAAATGAATGGAGAACAGGAAGAACAATAAAACCAGAAATTACTGGATACAACAGGGTTATTGTAAAGGTAAAGGATGTTGACACTGTAAATAAAGTTACTGAAAAGATAGAAGACATGGGATTTGTTGTATTCTCTATCCAGAGCATTATCAATTCAATCTCCACTGTCTTTAAGATTTTACAATTTATACTTGCAGGAATTGCAGGTATATCACTCCTCGTTGCAGGAATAGGTATTGTAAATACAATGACAATGTCCATATATGAAAGAACAAGACAGATTGGAATAATGAAGGCAATCGGAGCGTCAAATACAGATATACTCTGGATGTTTCTCTCTGAAGCAGCTGCTTTAGGTTTTCTTGGTGGAATAGGTGGAATCCTCCTTTCTTTCTTACTAAACAGTCTTATAACCCTCTTCTCATCAACCATGTTATCTGGTGCAACTCTTAAAGTCTCTGCTCCCTTGTGGCTCATAATTTTCGCTATAGTGTTTGCAACAGTGGTGGGCCTCATCGCAGGATTAGTCCCATCCTATAGAGCAGCAAACTTAAAACCTGTTGAAGCGCTAAGATATGAGTAA